The segment CCCTATGGTCACTTTTAAAGCTCAGGCTTGGATTGTCCTCCTGGAATAGTGCAGATTAATTATTAGTAATTGTATTTCATAATATCCGTGCTTACAGAATCCGAAAGATCTCTATATATAGAAATGTCGGcatgatatatacatatattcacatgCAGATTGTAGATTATATCGGTTCTATTACACTGTAACATAAATATGATAGATATTTTGGTGTAAGTGCTCCATCTTTTTAAACTTCCTTACTCGTCTAATGGGTTAATGCTGATTCCAAGACAAAATGACATAGACATAAAGTATGCATTTTACCCTAAaatcaaaaatgaagaaattctcgTCTACAGGCTGCGCGTTACTGAGCAATGTGAAGTAATTACTGTGAATGTTGGTGTTTTTACCTGCTAGGCTTCTGGATTTATCGGTCTTATCCTGCCTTTATGAATACAGAatatatgtattaaaaaaaaaaagatttctatCTTGCAGAAAAGTCTTTAGTGCAATGTGATGAACTTGCTTGAAGCTGCAGTTTATAACGGTGCGTTTGTCAAGAGAATTGCAGTTGTAGACAATGAATAATTAACACATTCCTCCTTTTATATCCTGCACGTGGATTTAGCCTATGTCAAGATCAGACTGTTAACAAGTTTTCATTGACTTGTTCCCTACGTCTTGGGTATCCATAAAGCAGAAATCATTATACAGCTTTGTTGGCCTGTTCATTGTACGTCCTTGACTGGCAGAAGAAGGACAAGCGGGTAGAGAATGCCCTTTGGCAATGGTACAGTTTGTAAGTCCACGTCCACAAACCTGGGAGATACTTCATCTGCCAGAAAACGCAGGTGGAAGTTCCTGCTAATGCAATAGATGTTGTTATCAATAACCACACACTGGAATGGCGAGGGGTAGGGCATTGAATATGTTGCACATTCATACCATATCCTGGCTCGAATGTTACAGCGGTGGACACTTATCCCCATGCTGCGGTTCAGGTCAAAGCGGTAGAGGAAGTTGTTGGCTACTACGATCTCTGTTGTCCTGTCTTTGCTGCCGCTAATAAAACTGTTCTTCCAAATTTCCTCTCGACGATTATATCTTAGTAGCATGTATCGAATGGTTCCACCTGTCACATAGATCTCATCATCATACGCAGTCGCCATATGGGCCACCGCAAAGGTGTCATTTGGAAGCGGCGCTATGAAACTCCACCTGTTTTGGCGCGGGTCATACCTTTCAACGGTGTGAAGGCATTCCCCCCCAATTGCATAGAGGTGACCATCAAGAGCTACAAGTTTGCATTGAGGTCTTGCTTCTTTGAGGGAGGCCACTTCCTTCCAACTGTTTGTCAATGGGTTGTAGCAGAGGACGCGTTTGGACGGTTTCATTTGCCTCTCAAAGCCGTCAGAGCCAAGTACGATGAAAATGTAGTTGAACATAGTCGCCATTGAACTGCCTCTACTGACGGCTTCGCTCGGGATGTGAGATAATGCATGCCACTGGTCATTGTTGCTGTCGTAATAACTTAAACTGCTCTTGTTTTCAGGTGCATTAGTGGCTTGAGTGTCAATGTCCGCAACCACCACTAAACGCCTTCCCTTCATCCTGCCCTCAAGAATTAAGTCTCTCTCCGTGACGTTTAAACGCCCATAGATTTTTGGGTTCTGTAGAATTTGCAGGTAATCATCGCTCATTATTTTGTAGGCAGCCGCTATAAGGGCATCATGGTTATATTTCTTTGCCAAACACAAGACCTCATAACAGTTTCCCAAATCAGGATGAACATCGAGTGTGGTCTCTTCATCCATAGAGATGCGGTAGGTGTTTGGTTCTGATTGTACAACTGTAGCACTGTCCTGATCTCGCTGTTTGGAGAATGATGAGGATGCAGTGACAGAAGAAATGGTATTCCATTGGATTCCTTGAGTTTGTTTGTGGTCATCTTTTTTGTCTTCCTTCTCTTGGTTGTCTTTGAATACATTCTGGTTAAAGGATTGGCTGGTTTCTTCCCACGTTTTATCCTTTGTGTCATCATCATTTGTTGGTTCCCCTTGAGCGGTGAAGCTCATGTCCTCAATTTCAATTGATGGAAGTAAATCTGTAAGGGGTGTCTGTGGTCCATGAACCCCAGTATCAAGGTGAAGATCAACGTCATCTGTGACTGACTCAGGACTGGATACCACCATCTTCTCTGTTAGGCCCCTGGTTTTCCCCGTCTGTGTTGGGCCTCCGTCTGTGATGAGATTATCCTGCTTTGGTGTGGAGATGACTGGGTGAAGTTTCTCTTCTGTTTGATTCTGACTTTGTGGCAAGTGTTCAGGGTCCTGCCCCGAGGAACCATTTGCTGGCTCCGACTTTCCCTGCATTTCTCCACCTTCTGGATCCTGCCTGCAGTCCTGGCTCTGTGTTTTGTTGATGGTTTCCTCTCCATCGCACTCATCACTATGGCAAGCATTATCATCTCTAATTTGTCCATGGCTTTGCAGGAGATCTTCCTTGCCCGGTTGTTCTGCTTCTTCGCTCTTTAGACCACTTTGATCTTTGCAGGTGACATCACCAGTCAGTAATCCCTCTTGAGCCTCGAATTGATCTTGGTCAGCAAGTTTCTTATTTCTGCGATCTGTGACCGAGCTGTTCTTCAAGTTGTTGTGTACACACCTGTATCTCAGGTTACAAGTTTCATCATCAATGTAATCCTGTAGAGGGGTTTCCTTAGTAGGGTTCTTCTCTGTGCCACAGCCTGGGTCATGATTGCCATTTGGACCAGTGTTTTCTAGTTTTCGTAACTTATAGAATTTATAAGCGAGAGCCAATATGAAGACAGCAGTTGCTGAGAGCGCTACTTTCCCTATCAGCTGCATGTCCAACTGCCAGACTTTGCTCTCCCACACCGTGTTAATCATTGTTCTAGATCAAGTTAAAGCTCAAGAATGTCAGGAATCCATGTAATTACCTTTGCTGTTGAAAACCAGTTGGGTCTGCTCTAGAGAATAGTCCTCTGTTTCCCCTTCGCTACCTTGTATTCAGGGACAAGTGCGTTTAGACAGCCCGGAATCCTGCACCACAGGCTGGGCAGGACTGCAGCGCCATCTGCTCCACGCAGCTTTGCATATTTACGCGAAATAGGAAGGGCAGAACGCCAAACACCCGTGGAAACAATATAACAATGGGCTACTGTTTGCAAAGTAAACACAAGTCCTACATTTCCCTGTACAATTATATTACATGTCAAAACCCGGACTGACCAGTTTCCTTGCATGGAGCACTGTTGCCTATAACTCACCTTTGCTGCAATTTAGTCTATAGAGCTAGACTCCTAGGCCGACTCTGAAATCATATCCACTGCAGGGTCAGTGAAAAGTCTAGAACCACTCAAATATCTGGGGACTATTAGTGTCAGATTCATCATTCCTATTATGAATGAAACAGATGGGCTTACCTTTGGCGTACAGTATAGCAACTAATCCCACTGACTACAGGCGGCTGTCCAATTTTGGAACCTATTGTCTACGTGGAACAGAGGGACAGTCTGTATGCATCAGGCCCTTGATATTGTTGGGTGCCTGACTGCGGCATAATTTGCTTTAGAGGAAGGATTTACAAATTATGGGAACACAAATCTATCCCTATTAGTCACCATAGACACCAACATC is part of the Rhinoderma darwinii isolate aRhiDar2 chromosome 10, aRhiDar2.hap1, whole genome shotgun sequence genome and harbors:
- the KLHDC7A gene encoding kelch domain-containing protein 7A, whose protein sequence is MINTVWESKVWQLDMQLIGKVALSATAVFILALAYKFYKLRKLENTGPNGNHDPGCGTEKNPTKETPLQDYIDDETCNLRYRCVHNNLKNSSVTDRRNKKLADQDQFEAQEGLLTGDVTCKDQSGLKSEEAEQPGKEDLLQSHGQIRDDNACHSDECDGEETINKTQSQDCRQDPEGGEMQGKSEPANGSSGQDPEHLPQSQNQTEEKLHPVISTPKQDNLITDGGPTQTGKTRGLTEKMVVSSPESVTDDVDLHLDTGVHGPQTPLTDLLPSIEIEDMSFTAQGEPTNDDDTKDKTWEETSQSFNQNVFKDNQEKEDKKDDHKQTQGIQWNTISSVTASSSFSKQRDQDSATVVQSEPNTYRISMDEETTLDVHPDLGNCYEVLCLAKKYNHDALIAAAYKIMSDDYLQILQNPKIYGRLNVTERDLILEGRMKGRRLVVVADIDTQATNAPENKSSLSYYDSNNDQWHALSHIPSEAVSRGSSMATMFNYIFIVLGSDGFERQMKPSKRVLCYNPLTNSWKEVASLKEARPQCKLVALDGHLYAIGGECLHTVERYDPRQNRWSFIAPLPNDTFAVAHMATAYDDEIYVTGGTIRYMLLRYNRREEIWKNSFISGSKDRTTEIVVANNFLYRFDLNRSMGISVHRCNIRARIWYECATYSMPYPSPFQCVVIDNNIYCISRNFHLRFLADEVSPRFVDVDLQTVPLPKGILYPLVLLLPVKDVQ